The region CGGTGGAACCGAACCGGGACAGCTCGACCGTGCGTGGCGACCCGCAGCGCGGGCACGCGACCCGCGACGGCGGCGGCGTGAGCCGCAACGGCACCGGGCCCACCGCGACCGGGCCGAGCCGGGACGGTGGCGCGATGCCGGCGTCGGCGAGCTTGCGGCGGCCGTCGTCGGTGATCCAGTCGGTGGTCCAGGCGGGCGAGAGCGACAGCCGCACCTCGACCTGCTCGAACCCCGCCGCGCGCAGGGACCGCCGCAGGTCGGCGCCCATCTCGTCGACGGCGGGGCACCCCGAGT is a window of Saccharothrix espanaensis DSM 44229 DNA encoding:
- the paaD gene encoding 1,2-phenylacetyl-CoA epoxidase subunit PaaD, with protein sequence MRTALEVAAQVRDPELPVLTLADLGVLRDVAVEDGRVLVTITPTYSGCPAVDEMGADLRRSLRAAGFEQVEVRLSLSPAWTTDWITDDGRRKLADAGIAPPSRLGPVAVGPVPLRLTPPPSRVACPRCGSPRTVELSRFGSTACKALRRCEDCAEPFEHIKEI